The following proteins are encoded in a genomic region of Hyla sarda isolate aHylSar1 chromosome 3, aHylSar1.hap1, whole genome shotgun sequence:
- the FLRT3 gene encoding leucine-rich repeat transmembrane protein FLRT3, which yields MTMSAETWNFLVAWTQLLLLLRMAPHYVSAKPCPSACRCDGGFIYCNDRDLTSIPSGIPEDATTLYLQNNQINNAGIPSDMKGLEKVERIYLYRNSLDEFPINLPKNVKELHLQENNIRTITHDALQQIPAIEELHLDDNSVSAVSIEDGAFRDNIYLRLLFLSRNHLSTIPWGLPRTIEELRLDDNRISTIAEISLQDLTNLKRLVLDGNLLNNNGLGERVFMNLINLTELSLVRNSLTSPPANLPGTSLKKLYLQENHMNYVPPNAFADLTQLYRLDMSNNNLTSLPQGIFDDLDNLTQLFLRNNPWYCGCKMKWVRDWLQSLPSKVNVRGLMCQAPEHVRGMTIKDLNKELFDCKDRINTKPVYITTTTMLNTLLPAQGQRPVSVTKQPEIKLPDLNKIYRTTPIPVRKIITINVKSVTVETIHISWKIALPIKSMRLSWQLGHSPVFGSITETIVTGDRTEYLLTALEPESPYRICMVPMETGNFFLLDETPVCIETETAPLKMYNPTTTLNREQEKEPYKNSNLPLAAIIGGAVALVAITLLALVCWYVHRNGSLFSRNCAYSKGRRRKDDYAEAGTKKDNSILEIRETSFQMIPINNEPMSKEEFILHTIFPSNGVSLYKTSHSESSSNRSYRDSGIPDSDHSHS from the coding sequence ATGACCATGAGTGCTGAAACCTGGAACTTTCTTGTTGCTTGGACCCAATTATTGTTATTACTTCGGATGGCGCCACACTATGTCAGTGCCAAACCCTGCCCATCAGCATGCCGCTGTGATGGAGGCTTCATTTATTGCAATGATAGAGACTTGACATCTATTCCCTCGGGGATACCAGAGGATGCTACAACTCTATACCTTCAAAATAATCAAATAAACAATGCGGGGATACCATCTGACATGAAAGGTTTGGAGAAAGTGGAGAGAATCTATTTATATCGGAACAGTCTAGACGAATTTCCAATTAAccttcccaaaaatgtaaaagaattgcACCTGCAGGAGAACAATATCCGGACTATTACTCATGATGCACTTCAACAGATTCCTGCTATCGAAGAACTTCACCTTGATGATAATTCCGTATCTGCAGTGAGCATTGAGGATGGTGCATTCAGAGACAACATTTATCTGCGACTTCTCTTCCTTTCAAGAAACCACCTAAGCACAATACCCTGGGGTCTGCCTCGCACGATTGAGGAGCTGCGTTTGGATGATAATCGCATTTCTACTATTGCAGAAATCTCTTTGCAAGACCTTACAAATCTAAAACGTCTTGTTTTGGATGGGAATCTCTTGAACAATAATGGCCTTGGGGAAAGAGTCTTTATGAACTTGATTAATTTGACAGAACTCTCATTAGTTCGTAATTCCTTGACATCTCCTCCTGCAAACCTGCCAGGCACAAGCCTGAAAAAGCTTTATCTTCAGGAGAACCACATGAACTATGTGCCGCCCAATGCGTTTGCTGATCTCACCCAACTTTATCGGCTTGATATGTCAAACAACAACCTAACGTCTTTACCTCAGGGCATTTTTGATGACCTGGATAATTTGACACAGTTGTTCCTCCGTAATAATCCATGGTATTGTGGTTGCAAGATGAAATGGGTTCGTGACTGGCTGCAGTCTTTGCCTTCCAAAGTTAATGTCCGTGGACTGATGTGCCAGGCACCAGAACATGTGAGAGGGATGACTATCAAAGACCTTAACAAGGAGCTATTTGATTGTAAGGACAGAATAAATACAAAGCCAGTCTACATTACAACAACAACGATGTTGAACACATTACTTCCGGCACAAGGACAACGTCCAGTATCTGTGACCAAACAGCCAGAGATAAAGCTGCCTGACCTCAACAAAATCTACAGAACCACTCCAATACCAGTTAGGAAAATTATCACTATTAATGTGAAATCTGTCACAGTTGAAACCATTCACATTTCTTGGAAAATTGCCTTACCGATAAAGTCAATGAGACTGAGCTGGCAATTGGGTCACAGTCCAGTTTTTGGGTCTATAACGGAAACGATAGTCACAGGTGACAGAACAGAGTACCTGCTGACTGCTCTCGAGCCAGAGTCTCCATACCGTATATGTATGGTTCCCATGGAAACCGGAAATTTCTTCTTACTGGATGAAACGCCTGTCTGCATCGAAACAGAGACTGCTCCGCTTAAAATGTACAACCCAACCACAACATTAAACAGAGAGCAGGAAAAGGAGCCTTATAAAAACTCAAACTTGCCCCTAGCAGCCATCATAGGTGGTGCTGTGGCACTGGTGGCAATCACACTCCTTGCATTGGTTTGCTGGTACGTTCATCGGAACGGTTCCCTCTTTTCCAGAAACTGTGCCTACAGCAAAGGCCGCAGAAGAAAAGATGATTACGCAGAGGCAGGGACTAAAAAGGACAACTCCATTTTAGAAATCAGGGAGACCTCTTTTCAGATGATACCAATAAACAATGAACCAATGTCCAAGGAGGAATTTATTTTGCACACTATATTTCCATCGAATGGAGTAAGCTTGTACAAAACCAGTCACAGTGAAAGCAGCAGTAACAGGAGCTACAGAGACAGTGGTATACCAGATTCTGACCATTCACATTCATGA